A portion of the Natronococcus sp. AD-5 genome contains these proteins:
- a CDS encoding 50S ribosomal protein L39e, which yields MGKKSKGKKKRLAKLENQNSRVPVWVMMKTDMEVTRNPKRRNWRRSDTDE from the coding sequence ATGGGTAAGAAGTCGAAGGGCAAGAAAAAGCGTCTTGCCAAACTCGAGAACCAGAACAGCCGCGTTCCGGTCTGGGTCATGATGAAGACCGACATGGAAGTCACCCGCAACCCGAAGCGACGCAACTGGCGGCGCAGCGACACTGACGAGTAA
- a CDS encoding 50S ribosomal protein L31e, translating to MSASDFEERVVTVPLRDVKNGANHEAADYAMRLVREHLAKHFAVDEEAIRLDPSINEEIWSQGRSNPPRKLRVRAARFDEEGEAIVEAEVAE from the coding sequence ATGAGTGCAAGCGATTTCGAAGAGCGGGTCGTCACCGTTCCGCTCCGCGACGTCAAGAACGGCGCCAACCACGAGGCCGCCGACTACGCGATGCGACTCGTCCGCGAGCACCTCGCGAAGCACTTCGCGGTCGACGAGGAGGCCATCCGACTCGATCCCTCGATCAACGAGGAGATCTGGTCGCAGGGCCGATCGAACCCGCCGCGGAAGCTCCGCGTCCGTGCGGCCCGTTTCGACGAAGAGGGTGAGGCCATCGTCGAGGCCGAGGTCGCCGAGTAA